One genomic region from Amycolatopsis sp. FBCC-B4732 encodes:
- a CDS encoding LamG-like jellyroll fold domain-containing protein yields MGLGLSLGTGQADAAQLTPGHLPVTELGSWLGSLFSGSPHWGATPRQGGGTADGKGHDASTASTRARGGTGHAPGAAPGELPADRDHGRKVTPGPSGVATRGFDAATSRRDAVKSSATMNYFTNADGSVTRDYTRGPVNFADGPWGWRPIDTTVRGGQDGRWHETANSLAVDFAGSAADPALATLTVDAGHAVSYGLQGARAVAPRVDGHAATYPGALAGTDVALEPTATGLKESLVLHAATAPNTWVFPLALDGLTPRLEADGSVSLLDGGGATRQRIPRGYAFDSRVDPVSGEPATTYAIKYELSSAAGKPALKITLDPKWLADPARVFPVTVDPTFTDTPSSTYAEIGAPGDHSMEKVVKIGSFNSGPDSANTFLQFPKDIDGSQVTVSAATLKLFDTWASTCTAERFDVAPVTQTWTPSGVSAYPGPSYGASIGNVTPSVPTACANRAADRTKGDWVSVPLSTATFTGWANGSVADNGLAVYAATNDSLHWKQFDSWQMNAGFQPVLSLTTSGNVPPVVDSAYPGAGGVTTSLVPFLFATAHDIDAGPGALKYRYQVADQAGTTIADSGLVAEGTWRVPAGKLKYNQTYYWAVQAYDGSSYSADPPWNPLTVSVDQPLVTSSLSQNTGVHGVEPSIGNYTTSATDAEVRGVGPALSVVRDYNSRDPRTTGAFGAGWSSVVDARAAEQYDFDGSGTVVSVLVTYPDGSEVGYGKNADGTFSPPAGRFATFKAITGGYSLTDKNDTVYTFTQALGSGVYQLSSIADANGRAVNLTVSGGHPATLTSAVSGRALHLAWTTPAGATSAHVATVSTDELTPGTPLTWTYGYTGDQLTSVCPPGTTTGCTRYGYTAGSPYRTSVLDVGPHSFWPLAEATGTTAASAVLTNEGADAGTYHDVTLGRPGPLAGSAATAAGFNGTSSYLQLPRADAAAPNTMSVSMWFKTAATNGVLFSYSTMPLTETTSPASQYTPALYVGNDGKLVGEYWTGATDKTITTANPVNDNAWHHVVFTHSSTSQGMYLDGQFVGSSIGAIVPMGPQNRYIGAGFLGNAWPDQSHSGQPGTATFFNGQIADVGIWDKSVPGVQEMPLYQAGKQQASLLTSITRPSGAVHTTVSYDPVSQAVTQIGDENGGTWKYAPLTAAGSSQVYRGAVLGSHPELYQRLADAPGTAVPAGEVSYRPSAYTNATLGVTGPFTDSTAAKFPGTVAGVTLPDHVVSASNTASVELWFATTSAAAGMLFSTGNSPLGAANPSTGAMPVLYVGTDGKLHGHFWDNSVAGMASAGKVNDGKWHHVVLSGANTSQALYLDGQQIGTLSAQIFNVDPYAFAGAGVFNTGGWPAAPAGTTWNYFTGSIGELAYYRSALSAGEVAQHFLAAGNSQGLAPLTTSTITDPGGKTSVLQYDPAAGNHKVAETDTAGHRTTYGYDTSGFLHTSTDPNGNVVTVGHDVRGNTVSQTTCQNQAGEKCSTTYSTYFPDDTTPQLTTADARNDLMLTSRDGRSASATDPAYLTTFGYDTAGNRTSVTTPPVPGFPNGRTTAIAYSDGTAAYPASDTGNVPAGLPVKTTSPGGAVNKIAYRHNGDVDSTTNADGLVTRFTYDPLGRVLTKTAVSDSYPAGLVTSYGYDGSDQVVSQTDPAVTDRVTGAVHTAVTTSVYNADGSITSQTVADGTGGDAARTTSSVYNDKDQVASTTDANGNVTTYTYDAYGNKKSETDPNGTETDWTYDGEGRLLTQGFWYTGNPADPQPATFLTQKSNAYDPAGRLAAETDSMGNTTAYTYTDNGLTSTVTRKDPTGQQSFVTESNTYDAAGNLVGAVTGNGANTSASTVDAAGRVSQTVDDPAGAARTTSVSYTPDDKVATSTQSDPSGRSRTVSTTYDPMGVLTSRSLAADGAGHPVGWWKLNQPSGTTVTDSSGTGNTAAASAVTWSGGAATLDGTSSQIATNGPVLNTAAAYTVSAWVNPATLGTAWQTFVVQKGTVMSGLYLEYDGSAHKWSFSRHGTDAANATVYRAESAATAQAGWTHLTGVYDSGTGAMTLYVNGAAAGSTTDPSPMASGGPLVIGHGWAAGVSGNYATGQVGGVQAYSRALSAAEVSTLFTGGRNGGTVASSAAETTTWTVDQRGLPTSMTDANGNVTAYANDEAGNPAVTTAPTVNTETNGGAPVAVHPVTTLGYNSFGEPVESVDPNGNQITTVYDASGRPVSVTNPNYSPPGGGAPITATTVRTYDKIGQVVSEKDPLNHVTGYEFDQLGNLARLTKPSGAKSVSTYDTNGDRLSVTDPNGARTEATYDFLSRPLTSTVFERYPSTLTATTTNSYAASPLNPGGANLASTRTPNGALTSYGYNALGETTSVTDAAGNTTRYGYSYLGEKASITAADNTSTETSYDQSSRPVRVTRKDATGAVLKQTSAAYDAGGRLTSSVDGRGTPRTFTYDAANRLASELQPVSATSSITTTFGYDAAGNRTRFTDGRGNPTITRYNPWNLPEALVEPATAAYTTDADRTSTSVYDAAGRPVTQTQPGGVTVSAGYDDDGNLVSQTGGGADAATASRTFGYDPGGRLTSVATAEAGVTGHSDHQAASSETLGYNDRGELLTASGSAGSSSFAYNTDGLMTTRTDAAGTTSYGYDGADRLSSITDAATGGAQTLSYNALNQVSGVTYGTGNTRTFGYDGLHRLTGDTLKTAGGAAIASVGYGYDGNDNLTSKTTAGFAGAAANTYTYDLADRLASWNNGVSTVAYGYDAAGNRTQVGSSTYTYDARNELTSDGSNTYTYSARGTLRERASSTSSLVSSSDAFGQMIVQGSQNFGYDGLGRNLTDTTIASGATTTFAFSGLGNAIASDGTSTYSRDPGGGLVGIASGGTGAFAFVDQHTDVVGTFTATGSALAGSSTYDPFGNVLASANVKGQLGYQSGWTDRSTGNVNMAARWYNPAVGQFMNRDTVSNSPVPNPMEANKFAYVDDNPMTGTDPSGHGWFSDAWSFVSNHVVQPAASFVYHQVIQPAAHFVNTYVVQPIVHVAVATYHVVRDAYHAAARVVRTVYHHVVRAVKKVYHAAVHVVKTAYHAVAKAVKTAAHAVVHAAAAVGHAVASAAKSVGHAVATAATAVGHAAASAASHVATFVKDHASTIAGIAAGVIVGAACTAATLGIGAVGCAAIGGAVGGAVSYGMDCSKAHNCSVGGAVEAVGLGALGGALGAGLAGPLGGRLVSEALDGVLPQAATQGLIGAGSGAVSGGVTALAGYGLNCGRDCSVGGALSAAGSGALAGGAGGAAFGALGGLRARGRSSAEEPAACPVHSFLASTKVLLADGSAKPISSVQVGDRISNSQPGKVGIESHPVDRVIKTETDHDFVNVKVKPLRRALGRAAVGLAVSAAVVTGAAAPASAAPATLTTTFHHPFFDVTRGAFVEAVNLQPGDHLQTADGGEATVEEVVPYHSTEVTYDLTIDRLHTYYVYAGGTPVLVHNCGGYDPEVEGLNDAAYDGLRASHGDKVADGVDYQVKRMHDGSDTAADHEIPGIGHDPQRLADYFQGWVNRTTHVDAKTGARIGYDTSLNVLIVDTADKIHGYQLSPEKFATATTRPGGPPRYVLP; encoded by the coding sequence TTGGGACTGGGGCTTTCGCTGGGCACCGGGCAGGCGGACGCGGCTCAGCTGACGCCGGGGCACCTGCCGGTCACCGAGCTCGGCTCGTGGCTCGGTTCGCTGTTCTCCGGTTCCCCGCACTGGGGCGCGACCCCGCGGCAGGGGGGCGGCACGGCCGACGGCAAGGGTCACGACGCGAGCACCGCGTCGACCCGCGCCCGCGGCGGGACGGGCCACGCGCCCGGCGCCGCACCCGGTGAGCTGCCGGCGGATCGGGACCACGGCCGGAAAGTGACGCCGGGACCGAGCGGCGTGGCGACCCGGGGCTTCGACGCCGCGACGAGCCGGCGCGACGCGGTGAAGTCGAGCGCCACGATGAACTACTTCACCAACGCCGACGGCTCGGTCACCCGCGACTACACGCGGGGCCCGGTCAACTTCGCCGACGGGCCGTGGGGCTGGCGGCCGATCGACACGACGGTGCGCGGCGGCCAGGACGGCCGCTGGCACGAGACCGCCAACTCGCTGGCCGTCGACTTCGCCGGCAGCGCGGCGGATCCCGCGCTGGCCACCCTGACCGTCGATGCCGGTCACGCCGTTTCCTACGGCCTGCAGGGAGCCCGTGCCGTCGCCCCGCGCGTCGACGGCCACGCCGCGACCTACCCGGGCGCGCTGGCGGGCACCGACGTGGCGCTCGAGCCGACCGCGACCGGGCTGAAGGAGTCGCTCGTCCTGCACGCCGCGACCGCGCCGAACACCTGGGTCTTCCCGCTGGCGCTCGACGGCCTGACCCCGCGGCTGGAAGCCGACGGTTCGGTGAGCCTGCTCGACGGCGGCGGCGCGACGCGGCAGCGGATCCCCCGCGGCTACGCCTTCGATTCGCGCGTCGACCCGGTTTCCGGCGAGCCCGCCACGACGTACGCGATCAAGTACGAGCTCAGCTCCGCGGCGGGCAAGCCCGCGCTGAAGATCACCCTGGACCCGAAGTGGCTGGCCGACCCGGCGCGGGTGTTCCCGGTGACCGTCGACCCGACCTTCACCGACACGCCGTCCTCGACGTACGCCGAGATCGGCGCGCCCGGCGACCACTCGATGGAGAAGGTCGTCAAGATCGGGTCGTTCAACTCCGGGCCCGACTCGGCGAACACGTTCCTCCAGTTCCCGAAGGACATCGACGGCTCGCAGGTCACGGTGAGCGCCGCGACGCTGAAGCTGTTCGACACCTGGGCGTCGACCTGCACCGCCGAACGCTTCGACGTCGCACCGGTGACGCAGACCTGGACACCGTCCGGCGTCTCCGCGTACCCGGGGCCGTCCTACGGCGCGAGCATCGGCAACGTCACGCCGTCCGTGCCCACCGCGTGCGCCAACCGCGCGGCCGACCGCACCAAGGGCGACTGGGTCAGCGTGCCGCTGTCCACGGCGACGTTCACCGGCTGGGCCAACGGGTCGGTGGCGGACAACGGCCTCGCCGTCTACGCGGCCACGAACGACTCGCTGCACTGGAAGCAGTTCGACTCCTGGCAGATGAACGCCGGGTTCCAGCCGGTGCTGTCGCTGACCACGAGCGGGAACGTGCCGCCGGTCGTCGACTCCGCCTACCCGGGCGCGGGTGGCGTCACCACCAGCCTCGTCCCGTTCCTGTTCGCCACGGCCCACGACATCGACGCCGGCCCGGGCGCGCTGAAGTACCGCTACCAGGTCGCCGACCAGGCGGGCACGACCATCGCCGACTCCGGCCTGGTCGCCGAGGGCACCTGGCGGGTGCCGGCCGGGAAGCTCAAGTACAACCAGACCTACTACTGGGCCGTGCAGGCCTACGACGGTTCGTCCTATTCGGCCGATCCGCCGTGGAACCCGCTCACCGTCAGCGTCGACCAGCCGCTGGTGACGTCGTCGCTGTCGCAGAACACCGGCGTGCACGGGGTCGAGCCCAGCATCGGCAACTACACGACTTCGGCCACCGACGCGGAAGTGCGCGGGGTCGGCCCGGCCCTGTCGGTGGTGCGCGACTACAACTCCCGGGATCCCCGCACGACCGGGGCCTTCGGCGCGGGCTGGTCGAGCGTGGTCGACGCGCGCGCGGCCGAGCAGTACGACTTCGACGGCTCCGGCACGGTCGTCAGCGTGCTGGTGACCTACCCGGACGGCTCCGAAGTGGGCTACGGGAAGAACGCCGACGGCACGTTCTCCCCGCCGGCCGGGCGGTTCGCCACCTTCAAGGCGATCACCGGCGGCTACAGCCTCACCGACAAGAACGACACGGTCTACACCTTCACCCAGGCGCTCGGCTCGGGCGTCTACCAGCTGTCGTCCATCGCGGACGCCAACGGCCGCGCCGTGAACCTGACCGTCTCCGGCGGGCACCCCGCGACCCTCACGTCCGCGGTGTCCGGACGGGCCCTGCACCTGGCCTGGACCACTCCGGCCGGCGCCACGAGCGCGCACGTCGCCACGGTCTCGACCGACGAGCTGACCCCGGGCACGCCGCTGACCTGGACCTACGGGTACACGGGCGACCAGCTCACGAGCGTCTGCCCGCCGGGCACCACGACCGGCTGCACCCGCTACGGCTACACGGCCGGTTCGCCGTACCGCACCAGCGTCCTCGACGTCGGCCCGCACTCGTTCTGGCCGCTGGCCGAAGCGACCGGGACGACCGCGGCGAGCGCGGTGCTGACCAACGAAGGCGCCGACGCCGGCACCTACCACGACGTCACCCTCGGCCGGCCCGGTCCGCTCGCCGGGTCCGCCGCGACCGCCGCCGGGTTCAACGGCACCTCGTCGTACCTGCAGCTGCCGCGCGCCGACGCGGCCGCGCCGAACACGATGTCGGTGTCGATGTGGTTCAAGACCGCGGCCACCAACGGCGTCCTGTTCTCCTACAGCACCATGCCGCTGACCGAGACGACGAGCCCGGCGTCGCAGTACACGCCCGCGCTCTACGTCGGCAACGACGGCAAGCTCGTCGGCGAGTACTGGACCGGCGCCACGGACAAGACGATCACCACGGCCAACCCGGTCAACGACAACGCGTGGCACCACGTCGTGTTCACGCACTCCTCGACGAGCCAGGGCATGTACCTCGACGGCCAGTTCGTCGGGTCGTCGATCGGCGCGATCGTGCCGATGGGCCCGCAGAACCGCTACATCGGCGCGGGCTTCCTCGGCAACGCGTGGCCGGACCAGTCCCACAGCGGCCAGCCCGGCACCGCGACGTTCTTCAACGGGCAGATCGCCGACGTCGGCATCTGGGACAAGTCCGTCCCCGGCGTCCAGGAGATGCCGCTCTACCAGGCGGGCAAGCAGCAGGCCAGCCTGCTCACCTCGATCACCCGCCCGTCCGGCGCGGTGCACACGACCGTTTCCTACGACCCGGTTTCCCAGGCGGTCACCCAGATCGGCGACGAGAACGGCGGCACGTGGAAGTACGCGCCGCTGACCGCGGCCGGCTCGAGCCAGGTCTACCGCGGCGCCGTGCTCGGCTCGCACCCCGAGCTGTACCAGCGGCTCGCCGACGCGCCGGGCACGGCCGTCCCGGCGGGCGAGGTCAGCTACCGGCCCTCGGCCTACACGAACGCGACGCTCGGCGTCACCGGGCCGTTCACCGACTCGACCGCGGCGAAGTTCCCCGGCACGGTCGCCGGCGTCACCCTGCCCGACCACGTGGTGAGCGCGTCGAACACCGCGTCGGTCGAGCTGTGGTTCGCCACGACGTCCGCCGCGGCCGGCATGCTGTTCTCTACCGGGAACTCGCCGCTCGGCGCCGCGAACCCGTCGACCGGTGCGATGCCGGTGCTGTACGTCGGCACGGACGGCAAGCTGCACGGGCACTTCTGGGACAACTCCGTGGCCGGCATGGCCTCGGCGGGGAAGGTCAACGACGGCAAGTGGCACCACGTCGTGCTCAGCGGTGCGAACACCAGCCAGGCGCTCTACCTCGACGGCCAGCAGATCGGCACGCTGTCCGCGCAGATCTTCAACGTCGACCCGTACGCCTTCGCCGGGGCGGGTGTGTTCAACACCGGCGGCTGGCCCGCGGCGCCCGCGGGCACCACCTGGAACTACTTCACCGGGTCCATCGGGGAGCTCGCCTACTACCGGTCGGCGCTGTCGGCCGGCGAGGTCGCCCAGCACTTCCTCGCCGCGGGCAACTCGCAGGGGCTCGCCCCGCTGACGACCTCGACGATCACCGATCCCGGTGGCAAGACGTCGGTGCTGCAGTACGACCCGGCCGCCGGCAACCACAAGGTGGCCGAGACCGACACCGCCGGGCACCGGACGACCTACGGCTACGACACGTCCGGGTTCCTGCACACCAGCACCGACCCCAACGGCAACGTGGTCACCGTCGGCCACGACGTCCGCGGCAACACCGTCTCGCAGACCACCTGCCAGAACCAGGCCGGCGAGAAGTGCTCGACGACCTATTCGACGTACTTCCCCGACGACACCACCCCGCAGCTGACGACCGCCGACGCGCGCAACGACCTGATGCTCACCTCGCGGGACGGCCGGTCGGCGAGCGCGACCGATCCGGCGTACCTGACGACGTTCGGCTACGACACCGCGGGCAACCGGACCTCGGTGACCACGCCACCGGTCCCGGGCTTCCCGAACGGGCGCACCACGGCCATCGCCTACAGCGACGGCACCGCGGCCTACCCCGCCTCCGACACCGGCAACGTCCCGGCCGGGCTGCCGGTCAAGACGACCTCGCCCGGCGGCGCGGTCAACAAGATCGCCTACCGGCACAACGGTGACGTCGACAGCACGACCAACGCCGACGGGCTCGTCACCCGGTTCACCTACGACCCGCTCGGGCGCGTGCTGACCAAGACCGCGGTGTCCGACAGCTACCCGGCTGGGCTGGTCACCTCCTACGGCTACGACGGCAGCGACCAGGTCGTCTCGCAGACCGACCCGGCGGTGACCGACCGGGTGACCGGCGCGGTGCACACGGCCGTCACCACCAGCGTCTACAACGCCGACGGCAGCATCACCTCCCAGACCGTCGCCGACGGCACCGGCGGCGACGCCGCCCGGACCACCAGCTCGGTCTACAACGACAAGGACCAGGTCGCGTCCACCACGGACGCGAACGGCAACGTCACCACCTACACCTACGACGCCTACGGCAACAAGAAGAGCGAGACCGATCCCAACGGCACCGAAACGGACTGGACCTACGACGGCGAAGGCCGGCTGCTCACCCAGGGCTTCTGGTACACCGGCAACCCGGCCGACCCGCAGCCGGCGACGTTCCTGACGCAGAAGTCCAACGCCTACGACCCGGCCGGGCGCCTGGCGGCCGAAACGGACTCGATGGGCAACACCACCGCCTACACCTACACCGACAACGGGCTCACCTCGACCGTCACCCGCAAGGACCCGACCGGGCAGCAGTCCTTCGTCACCGAGTCGAACACCTACGACGCGGCCGGCAACCTCGTCGGCGCGGTCACCGGGAACGGCGCGAACACCTCGGCGTCCACAGTGGACGCCGCGGGCCGCGTCTCGCAGACCGTCGACGACCCCGCCGGCGCGGCGCGCACGACTTCGGTGTCCTACACCCCGGACGACAAGGTCGCCACGAGCACGCAGTCGGACCCGTCCGGGCGCAGCCGCACGGTCAGCACCACCTACGACCCGATGGGCGTGCTCACGTCCCGGTCGCTCGCCGCCGACGGCGCCGGGCACCCGGTCGGCTGGTGGAAGCTGAACCAGCCGTCCGGTACGACGGTCACCGACTCCTCGGGGACCGGCAACACCGCCGCCGCCTCCGCGGTCACGTGGTCCGGCGGAGCCGCGACCCTCGACGGCACCAGCTCGCAGATCGCCACCAACGGCCCGGTGCTCAACACCGCGGCCGCGTACACGGTGTCCGCCTGGGTCAACCCGGCCACGCTCGGCACCGCCTGGCAGACCTTCGTCGTGCAGAAGGGGACCGTGATGAGCGGTCTCTACCTGGAGTACGACGGCTCCGCCCACAAGTGGTCGTTCTCACGGCACGGTACCGACGCCGCGAACGCGACGGTCTACCGCGCCGAATCGGCGGCGACCGCGCAGGCGGGGTGGACCCACCTCACCGGCGTGTACGACTCCGGCACCGGCGCGATGACGCTGTACGTCAACGGCGCGGCCGCCGGGAGCACGACCGACCCGTCGCCGATGGCGTCGGGCGGCCCGCTGGTGATCGGGCACGGCTGGGCCGCCGGTGTCAGCGGCAACTACGCCACCGGTCAGGTCGGCGGCGTCCAGGCGTACTCGCGCGCACTGTCCGCGGCCGAGGTCTCGACCCTCTTCACCGGCGGCCGGAACGGTGGCACCGTCGCGTCTTCGGCGGCGGAGACGACGACGTGGACGGTCGACCAGCGCGGGCTGCCGACGTCGATGACCGACGCGAACGGCAACGTCACGGCCTACGCGAACGACGAGGCCGGGAACCCGGCGGTGACCACCGCGCCGACGGTGAACACCGAGACGAACGGCGGGGCGCCCGTCGCGGTGCACCCGGTCACCACGCTCGGCTACAACTCGTTCGGGGAGCCGGTCGAGAGCGTCGACCCGAACGGCAACCAGATCACCACGGTCTACGACGCGTCGGGCCGGCCGGTGTCGGTCACCAACCCGAACTACAGCCCGCCGGGCGGCGGCGCCCCGATCACCGCGACCACCGTCCGCACCTACGACAAGATCGGGCAGGTGGTGTCCGAAAAGGACCCGCTGAACCACGTCACCGGGTACGAGTTCGACCAGCTCGGCAACCTGGCCCGGCTCACCAAGCCGTCCGGGGCGAAGTCCGTGTCGACCTACGACACGAACGGCGATCGCCTGTCGGTGACCGACCCGAACGGCGCGCGCACCGAGGCGACCTACGACTTCCTGTCGCGGCCGCTGACGTCGACGGTGTTCGAGCGCTACCCCTCGACGCTGACCGCGACCACGACGAACTCCTACGCCGCGTCGCCGCTCAACCCCGGTGGCGCGAACCTGGCGTCGACCAGGACGCCGAACGGCGCGCTCACCTCCTACGGGTACAACGCGCTCGGGGAAACCACGTCGGTCACCGACGCCGCGGGCAACACGACCCGCTACGGCTACAGCTACCTCGGCGAGAAGGCGTCGATCACCGCGGCGGACAACACGTCCACGGAGACGAGCTACGACCAGTCGAGCAGGCCGGTGCGGGTCACCCGCAAGGACGCGACCGGCGCGGTGCTGAAGCAGACGTCGGCGGCCTACGACGCCGGTGGGCGCCTGACGTCGAGTGTGGACGGCCGGGGCACGCCCCGGACGTTCACCTACGACGCCGCGAACCGGCTGGCGAGCGAGCTCCAGCCGGTGTCGGCGACGTCGTCGATCACCACGACGTTCGGCTACGACGCGGCGGGCAACCGGACGCGGTTCACCGACGGGCGCGGCAACCCGACGATCACCCGCTACAACCCGTGGAACCTGCCCGAGGCACTGGTCGAGCCGGCCACCGCCGCCTACACCACCGACGCGGACCGGACGTCCACTTCGGTCTACGACGCGGCGGGCCGCCCGGTCACGCAGACCCAGCCGGGCGGGGTGACCGTCTCGGCGGGCTACGACGACGACGGCAACCTGGTCAGCCAGACCGGCGGCGGCGCGGACGCCGCGACCGCGTCCCGGACGTTCGGCTACGACCCGGGCGGCCGGCTGACCTCGGTCGCCACCGCCGAAGCGGGCGTGACCGGTCACTCGGACCACCAGGCGGCCTCGAGCGAGACGCTGGGCTACAACGACCGCGGCGAACTGCTCACCGCGAGCGGGTCGGCGGGCTCGTCGTCGTTCGCCTACAACACCGACGGGCTGATGACCACGCGCACCGACGCGGCGGGCACCACCTCCTACGGCTACGACGGCGCCGACCGGCTCTCGAGCATCACCGACGCGGCGACCGGCGGCGCCCAGACCCTGAGCTACAACGCGCTCAACCAGGTCAGCGGGGTGACGTACGGAACCGGCAACACCCGGACGTTCGGCTACGACGGCCTGCACCGCCTGACCGGCGACACGCTGAAGACGGCCGGGGGAGCGGCGATCGCGTCGGTCGGCTACGGCTACGACGGCAACGACAACCTGACGTCGAAGACGACCGCGGGCTTTGCCGGCGCGGCGGCCAACACCTACACCTACGACCTCGCCGACCGGCTGGCGTCGTGGAACAACGGCGTCAGCACGGTGGCCTACGGCTACGACGCGGCGGGCAACCGCACGCAGGTGGGCTCGTCGACCTACACCTACGACGCGCGCAACGAGCTGACGTCCGACGGCTCGAACACCTACACCTACAGCGCGCGCGGCACGCTGCGGGAGCGGGCGTCCTCGACCAGCTCCCTGGTGTCCTCTTCGGACGCTTTCGGGCAGATGATCGTGCAGGGTTCGCAGAACTTCGGCTACGACGGCCTCGGCCGGAACCTGACCGACACGACGATCGCGTCCGGCGCGACGACGACGTTCGCGTTCTCGGGCCTGGGCAACGCGATCGCCTCGGACGGCACGTCGACCTACAGCCGCGACCCCGGCGGCGGCCTGGTCGGCATCGCCTCGGGCGGCACCGGCGCGTTCGCGTTCGTGGACCAGCACACCGATGTCGTCGGGACGTTCACGGCGACCGGCTCGGCGTTGGCGGGTTCGAGCACGTACGACCCGTTCGGGAACGTGCTGGCGTCGGCGAACGTGAAGGGGCAGCTGGGGTACCAGTCGGGCTGGACGGATCGTTCGACGGGCAACGTGAACATGGCGGCGCGCTGGTACAACCCGGCGGTCGGGCAGTTCATGAACCGCGACACGGTGTCGAACAGCCCGGTGCCGAACCCGATGGAGGCCAACAAGTTCGCCTACGTCGACGACAACCCGATGACGGGCACGGACCCGTCCGGGCACGGCTGGTTCAGCGACGCGTGGTCGTTCGTGAGCAACCACGTGGTGCAGCCGGCGGCGTCGTTCGTGTACCACCAGGTGATCCAGCCGGCGGCGCACTTCGTGAACACGTATGTGGTGCAGCCGATCGTGCACGTGGCGGTGGCCACGTACCACGTGGTCCGCGACGCTTACCACGCGGCTGCGCGGGTGGTGCGCACGGTGTACCACCATGTGGTTCGAGCGGTGAAGAAGGTTTACCACGCGGCTGTGCACGTGGTGAAAACGGCGTACCACGCGGTGGCGAAGGCGGTGAAGACGGCAGCGCACGCGGTGGTGCACGCAGCGGCGGCGGTGGGCCATGCCGTGGCTTCGGCGGCGAAGAGTGTGGGGCATGCAGTAGCAACGGCTGCGACGGCAGTCGGGCATGCGGCGGCGTCGGCGGCTTCGCACGTGGCGACGTTCGTGAAGGACCACGCGTCGACGATTGCGGGCATCGCGGCGGGAGTGATCGTCGGCGCGGCGTGCACGGCGGCGACGCTGGGGATCGGCGCGGTGGGCTGCGCGGCTATCGGTGGTGCGGTCGGTGGTGCGGTGTCTTATGGGATGGATTGTTCGAAGGCGCACAACTGTTCTGTCGGCGGTGCTGTCGAGGCGGTGGGTCTCGGGGCTTTGGGTGGCGCGTTGGGCGCCGGACTGGCGGGCCCGCTGGGCGGTCGGCTGGTGTCCGAGGCTTTGGACGGTGTTCTGCCCCAGGCTGCTACGCAGGGTCTGATCGGTGCGGGTTCGGGTGCGGTCAGCGGCGGGGTAACGGCGTTGGCCGGGTACGGCCTGAACTGTGGCCGGGATTGTTCGGTGGGCGGCGCGCTGTCGGCGGCCGGGTCGGGTGCGTTGGCCGGTGGTGCCGGTGGCGCTGCGTTCGGGGCTCTGGGGGGACTCCGGGCTCGGGGTCGAAGCTCGGCCGAGGAGCCCGCGGCCTGCCCGGTCCACAGCTTCCTGGCGTCCACGAAGGTACTGCTGGCGGATGGTTCGGCGAAGCCGATTTCTTCGGTGCAGGTGGGGGATCGGATCTCGAACTCGCAGCCGGGGAAGGTCGGGATCGAGTCGCACCCGGTCGACCGGGTGATCAAGACGGAGACCGACCACGACTTCGTGAACGTGAAGGTGAAGCCGCTGCGCCGCGCGTTGGGCCGGGCGGCGGTGGGCCTGGCTGTTTCGGCGGCGGTGGTGACGGGTGCCGCGGCCCCGGCGTCGGCGGCGCCGGCGACGTTGACGACGACGTTCCACCACCCGTTCTTCGACGTGACGCGGGGCGCGTTCGTCGAGGCGGTGAACCTGCAGCCGGGCGACCACCTGCAGACCGCGGACGGTGGTGAGGCGACGGTCGAGGAGGTGGTGCCGTACCATTCGACGGAGGTCACCTACGACCTGACGATCGACCGGCTGCACACGTACTACGTGTACGCGGGCGGCACGCCGGTCCTGGTCCACAACTGCGGTGGCTACGACCCTGAAGTGGAGGGGTTGAATGATGCGGCCTACGATGGGCTGCGGGCCTCCCACGGGGACAAGGTCGCCGATGGCGTCGATTATCAGGTGAAGCGAATGCATGACGGCTCGGACACAGCCGCCGATCACGAGATTCCGGGGATCGGCCACGATCCGCAGAGGCTTGCGGACTACTTTCAGGGATGGGTGAACCGGACCACGCACGTCGATGCGAAAACCGGTGCGCGGATCGGCTACGACACCAGCCTGAACGTCCTCATCGTGGACACCGCGGACAAGATTCACGGATATCAACTTTCCCCGGAAAAGTTCGCGACGGCGACGACGAGGCCGGGTGGACCGCCGAGGTACGTCCTGCCATGA